The following proteins are encoded in a genomic region of Oceaniferula marina:
- a CDS encoding RNA pyrophosphohydrolase — protein MKRQKARFRRDMASYRPNVAALIVNQKGKLLICERINSKGAWQFPQGGVNHGETHRKALSREILEEVGLPKDCYKVKEKRGGYTYLYPKQVKKQKLYFDGQVQTYYLCFLKKKAPCIDLDQKSPEFRDYKWIKPEDFKLKWLPEFKRQVYRAVLLDFFNVRL, from the coding sequence ATGAAAAGGCAAAAAGCTAGGTTCCGCCGCGACATGGCAAGTTATCGACCGAATGTAGCTGCGTTGATCGTAAATCAAAAAGGAAAGCTTTTGATTTGCGAACGGATTAATAGCAAGGGCGCATGGCAGTTTCCCCAAGGTGGTGTGAATCATGGAGAAACCCACCGTAAGGCTCTGTCGCGTGAAATTCTTGAAGAGGTTGGTTTGCCAAAGGACTGTTACAAGGTGAAGGAAAAACGGGGAGGATACACTTATTTGTATCCCAAGCAGGTGAAAAAGCAAAAGTTGTATTTTGATGGGCAGGTCCAGACCTACTACCTCTGCTTTTTGAAGAAAAAGGCCCCCTGTATCGATCTCGACCAAAAGTCGCCTGAATTCAGGGATTACAAATGGATCAAGCCTGAGGATTTCAAGTTGAAGTGGTTGCCTGAGTTCAAGCGTCAGGTGTATCGGGCTGTTTTATTGGACTTTTTCAATGTGCGTCTCTGA
- a CDS encoding alpha/beta hydrolase, producing the protein MANWKKHLIGEWNWKRPFKSILFIYLALMLFAFGCSNRLIYQPPAPGYTEEGPNIHSIQSEKGKKIGLCYYPAAPGMPTLLWSHGNAEDIGYLHYRFLDFQAHGYGILAYDYPGYGISEGSPDEDGCYAACEKAWSYLTQKLKVPASETIIYGQSVGSGPACWLASRHDAAGLVLVTPFTSAFRTVTRIPVFPGDQYPNIKRIPEIKTPLLVIHGDKDQIVAQWHGKKLYEKHPGPKQFLDVPGAGHNNLYQVADLEIFQALATFRNELLNSPAERSETHIEKVQ; encoded by the coding sequence ATGGCAAACTGGAAAAAACACCTGATTGGCGAGTGGAATTGGAAACGTCCTTTCAAATCCATCCTCTTTATTTATCTGGCACTCATGCTTTTCGCCTTCGGCTGCTCAAACCGTCTGATTTACCAGCCTCCGGCCCCGGGATATACCGAAGAAGGCCCGAATATCCACAGCATCCAATCGGAGAAGGGGAAAAAGATCGGCCTCTGCTACTACCCCGCCGCCCCTGGTATGCCTACGCTGCTCTGGTCACACGGCAATGCCGAAGATATCGGCTACCTCCACTACCGCTTCCTTGATTTCCAGGCCCATGGGTATGGCATTCTCGCATATGATTACCCCGGCTATGGCATCAGTGAAGGCTCCCCCGATGAGGACGGCTGTTATGCAGCCTGCGAAAAAGCATGGAGCTACCTGACTCAAAAACTCAAAGTTCCAGCCAGCGAGACCATTATCTACGGCCAATCCGTTGGCAGCGGTCCCGCCTGCTGGCTCGCCAGCCGCCACGATGCGGCCGGACTGGTTCTGGTCACGCCTTTCACCTCCGCGTTCCGCACCGTTACCCGTATCCCGGTTTTCCCCGGCGACCAGTATCCAAACATCAAACGCATCCCTGAAATCAAGACCCCGCTGCTCGTCATTCACGGAGACAAGGACCAGATCGTCGCCCAATGGCACGGAAAAAAACTCTACGAAAAACACCCCGGCCCAAAACAATTCCTCGATGTCCCGGGCGCCGGACACAACAACCTCTACCAAGTCGCCGACCTCGAAATCTTCCAGGCTTTAGCCACCTTCCGCAACGAACTACTCAATTCACCTGCGGAACGTTCAGAGACGCACATTGAAAAAGTCCAATAA
- the glgP gene encoding alpha-glucan family phosphorylase, with product MSFLPEPYQHPYKIDPKYKKSVVYFSSEFAIDQALKIYSGGLGFLAGSHMRSAYDLKQNLIGIGILWSYGYYAQARGEDRGMAVQKRRKIYHFLQDTGIKYSIKIHGADVWVKVMYLPADTFGSAPMFLLTTDIEENDYMSRTISHKLYDSDFLTRIAQYILLGVGGATLLEHLGVDPDVWHLNEAHALSAAFHVYDKTRSLEEVKKRFVFTTHTPVEAGNEKSSFDLLYKFTFFGNIPRDEAYQLSGVHGDEFSHSLAALRMSHKSNAVSKLHGEVARGMWQHAEGICEIDHVTNAQNKKYWVDEKLEAARLAGDLKALAARKRELKVRLFKEVADQTGRLMDPDVLTIVWARRFAGYKRADLITRDIEQFEALLRNADRPVQVIWAGKPFPKDFGAIDVFNKIFHITQKYASATILVGYELALSKLLKDGSDIWLNNPIVTREASGTSGMTAAMNGSVNVSTYDGWVCEFAKDGENSFIIPEASPTLSDDARDEHDRLGFYQLMETKVLPAYYSGGDDWWKIVHNSMNDVVPFFDSGRMADEYYTKVYK from the coding sequence ATGAGTTTTTTACCTGAACCCTACCAACATCCGTATAAGATCGATCCTAAATACAAGAAGAGCGTTGTTTATTTTAGCTCTGAGTTTGCGATTGATCAGGCATTGAAGATTTATTCCGGAGGACTCGGCTTTCTTGCCGGATCCCATATGCGCAGCGCCTATGACCTGAAGCAGAACCTGATCGGGATCGGCATTTTGTGGTCCTATGGATATTACGCTCAGGCACGTGGTGAAGACCGCGGCATGGCCGTGCAAAAGCGCCGCAAGATTTATCATTTCCTGCAAGACACCGGAATCAAATATTCCATCAAGATCCACGGTGCGGATGTCTGGGTGAAGGTTATGTATTTGCCCGCTGATACCTTCGGATCGGCCCCGATGTTCTTGTTGACCACGGACATCGAGGAAAATGATTACATGTCCCGCACGATTTCCCACAAACTCTACGATTCGGATTTTCTCACCCGGATCGCCCAGTATATTCTGCTCGGTGTGGGTGGCGCTACCTTACTTGAACATTTGGGCGTCGACCCTGATGTGTGGCATTTGAATGAGGCTCACGCCTTGTCCGCAGCATTCCATGTCTATGATAAGACGCGTTCACTGGAAGAGGTGAAAAAGCGTTTTGTCTTTACCACGCACACTCCGGTGGAAGCTGGTAATGAGAAGTCGAGTTTTGATTTGCTCTACAAGTTTACCTTCTTTGGCAATATCCCTCGCGACGAAGCCTATCAATTGAGTGGTGTGCACGGTGACGAGTTCAGCCATTCGCTGGCAGCTCTGCGGATGAGTCACAAGTCCAATGCGGTCTCCAAGCTTCATGGTGAGGTTGCCCGGGGGATGTGGCAACACGCCGAGGGGATTTGTGAAATTGATCACGTGACCAATGCCCAGAATAAAAAATACTGGGTGGATGAAAAGCTGGAAGCTGCCCGACTCGCCGGAGATCTGAAAGCTTTGGCTGCACGTAAGCGCGAGCTCAAAGTCAGACTGTTCAAAGAGGTGGCCGACCAGACGGGACGATTGATGGATCCGGATGTATTAACCATCGTCTGGGCACGTCGCTTTGCCGGATACAAACGTGCTGATTTGATTACTCGTGACATCGAGCAGTTCGAAGCCCTTCTTCGTAATGCCGACCGACCCGTCCAGGTTATCTGGGCTGGCAAGCCGTTCCCGAAAGATTTTGGAGCCATCGATGTCTTCAATAAGATTTTCCACATTACCCAGAAGTATGCTTCTGCAACGATTCTTGTTGGTTATGAGTTGGCCTTGTCCAAGCTTCTCAAGGATGGCTCCGATATTTGGCTGAACAACCCAATCGTGACACGTGAGGCATCCGGAACCTCCGGTATGACTGCCGCCATGAATGGTAGCGTGAATGTTTCCACCTATGATGGTTGGGTTTGTGAGTTTGCCAAGGATGGTGAGAACTCCTTTATTATCCCAGAAGCATCCCCCACGCTTTCGGACGATGCTCGTGATGAACATGACCGACTGGGCTTCTATCAATTGATGGAAACCAAGGTTCTGCCAGCTTATTACAGCGGCGGAGATGATTGGTGGAAAATTGTGCACAACAGCATGAATGATGTGGTGCCATTCTTTGATTCCGGTCGGATGGCAGACGAATACTACACCAAGGTGTACAAGTAA
- a CDS encoding ATP-binding cassette domain-containing protein, whose translation MLQLKDVSFTIQKDGEDFPIIDKATLDIPRGHFMAIVGPSGCGKTTLLKTIAGLNEESDGELLWNGRNLAEEQDFDPAEIGYVPQFSIAYDQLTVDESIESATRLRVKTRNLAELDNRIDRILEETGLSAIADRPVKVLSGGQKRRLGLAMELVTGPHLLLCDEVTSGLDPRSERDIVRLLHELSRRDGRTVISVTHSLAHLELYDSILVLHEGKVAYHGPPNGMNHYFSVDDTEEVYPQLAKQRSSKWQESWLKHREAYYKKLEKKRATLIKEGELSIPDELVPSADEKKKLSSDTAPLDDPNESDKIIREATELVRMPGMLSQFSTLLGRRWKIFFRNRGQVLLQLAILICFPILVALFHERGNENIKRFSERYQGFAQEVQERTTVEKSYLTVGSAVSGIVMFQVVLLSLMGSNNAAREVAGERLIFEKEKFGGIRPSAYLASKIAFLGSLVLIQSLWMAIFVQQFWKFPDGVDTGFLDHTVFLVLVNAAMTAICLGISSLMKTAEQSSLLSIYLVGFQLPLSGAVLALPESIESITQPFISAYWAWSGSIESMNPSYRNAINAVTETSFEPATACQYVLIIHIVVGLLASYIGLKRHHWD comes from the coding sequence GTGCTCCAACTCAAAGACGTCAGCTTCACCATTCAAAAAGACGGGGAAGACTTCCCCATCATCGACAAAGCCACCCTTGATATCCCGCGCGGACACTTCATGGCAATCGTCGGACCTTCCGGATGCGGAAAAACCACCCTGCTCAAAACCATCGCGGGCCTCAATGAGGAATCCGATGGTGAGCTGCTTTGGAACGGTCGCAACCTCGCTGAAGAACAGGATTTTGACCCGGCAGAAATTGGCTACGTCCCCCAATTCTCCATTGCCTACGACCAACTGACCGTCGATGAGTCGATCGAGTCCGCTACCCGGCTGCGGGTCAAAACTCGGAACCTCGCCGAACTCGACAACCGAATCGACCGCATTCTCGAAGAAACCGGCTTATCCGCCATTGCCGATCGCCCGGTCAAGGTGCTCTCCGGCGGCCAAAAACGCCGACTCGGACTTGCCATGGAACTGGTCACCGGCCCGCACCTGCTGCTTTGTGACGAAGTCACCTCAGGCCTCGACCCCCGCTCCGAACGAGACATCGTTCGCTTACTTCACGAACTCTCCCGACGCGATGGAAGGACGGTCATTTCGGTCACCCACTCACTGGCCCACCTTGAACTCTACGACTCCATTCTGGTTCTGCACGAAGGCAAAGTCGCCTACCATGGTCCACCGAATGGGATGAACCATTACTTTTCCGTGGATGACACCGAGGAGGTCTACCCACAGCTTGCCAAACAACGATCTTCCAAATGGCAAGAGTCCTGGCTGAAACACCGTGAAGCCTACTACAAAAAGCTGGAGAAAAAACGGGCGACGCTCATCAAAGAAGGTGAACTTTCGATTCCTGACGAACTCGTCCCCAGTGCGGACGAAAAAAAGAAACTCAGCAGTGATACCGCACCTCTCGACGACCCGAATGAATCGGACAAAATCATCCGAGAAGCTACCGAACTGGTCCGAATGCCGGGCATGCTCAGCCAATTTTCAACCCTGCTCGGTCGACGATGGAAAATTTTCTTCCGCAACCGGGGACAAGTATTGCTCCAACTTGCGATACTTATCTGCTTCCCCATTCTGGTTGCCCTCTTCCATGAACGGGGGAACGAAAATATCAAACGCTTCTCCGAACGGTACCAGGGGTTTGCCCAGGAAGTCCAGGAACGGACTACCGTTGAAAAAAGCTACCTCACGGTGGGGTCGGCCGTCTCCGGCATTGTGATGTTCCAAGTCGTGTTACTCTCGCTGATGGGGTCCAATAACGCAGCTCGGGAAGTCGCAGGTGAACGCCTTATCTTTGAAAAAGAAAAATTCGGAGGCATCCGCCCGTCCGCATACCTAGCAAGTAAAATTGCCTTTCTCGGAAGTCTCGTTCTGATCCAATCGCTCTGGATGGCCATCTTTGTCCAGCAATTCTGGAAATTCCCTGATGGTGTCGATACCGGTTTTTTGGATCACACGGTTTTTCTCGTCCTGGTCAACGCCGCGATGACGGCGATCTGCCTCGGCATTTCCTCATTGATGAAAACCGCCGAACAATCCTCCCTGCTTTCCATCTATCTGGTCGGGTTCCAGCTTCCCCTGTCCGGTGCCGTGCTCGCACTACCGGAATCCATCGAGTCCATCACCCAGCCATTTATCTCAGCCTACTGGGCTTGGTCCGGCAGCATTGAATCCATGAACCCGAGCTACCGGAATGCCATCAATGCCGTAACCGAAACCTCCTTCGAGCCTGCGACAGCCTGCCAATATGTGCTGATCATCCACATTGTCGTCGGATTATTGGCATCCTACATCGGCCTCAAACGCCACCACTGGGATTAA